From one Malus sylvestris chromosome 1, drMalSylv7.2, whole genome shotgun sequence genomic stretch:
- the LOC126621953 gene encoding CASP-like protein 5B2: MKKLFGSPGKVSGLALRIGQCCFAAAAIGVMLSAHGFFNATAFCYLIASMGLQVVWSFGLACLDLHALRSKRSLQNPILVSLFVVGDWVTSTLSLAAACSSAGVTVLYSKDLNYCRPMHLPCSKFQIAVAFAFISWFLLAVSSIVMFRLLGAV, encoded by the exons ATGAAGAAGCTGTTTGGGAGCCCAGGGAAGGTGAGTGGGCTGGCACTGAGAATTGGGCAGTGCTgttttgctgctgctgctaTTGGGGTGATGCTCTCTGCTCATGGTTTCTTCAATGCCACTGCATTTTG TTATTTGATTGCATCAATGGGGCTTCAAGTTGTTTGGAGTTTTGGACTTGCTTGCCTTGATTTACATGCTTTGAGGTCAAAGAGAAGCTTGCAGAATCCTATTTTAGTGAGCCTATTTGTTGTCGGGGATTGG GTGACGTCTACGCTGTCATTGGCGGCTGCATGCTCATCAGCGGGGGTGACAGTTCTGTACTCAAAAGATTTGAATTACTGCAGGCCAATGCATCTTCCGTGCAGCAAGTTCCAAATCGCCGTTGCCTTCGCCTTCATCTCATGGTTTCTCCTCGCTGTTTCGTCAATTGTCATGTTTCGGTTGTTAGGCGCAGtatga
- the LOC126620647 gene encoding uncharacterized protein At2g39795, mitochondrial-like: MAFTSILRRSAFSLAPLASRLARGQRSYHGAVATAANHFNFSRKPTQPSPFVPTHRYYSSHSSDQSLIRVIESEIKCAEETDDLDKVEEVPSSFPFKIEDTPGIQTVMLKRTYQGEDIQVEVHMPDLVTGEDDDDDNQDDDNDEHANKSSIPLVVTVSKTDGPVLEFSVTAYPDEFQIDSLAVKNPEDSEDQIAYEGPDFHDLDENLQKAFHKYLEVRGIKPSTTNFLHEYMLNKDSKEYANWLQQLKSFVEA; encoded by the exons ATGGCTTTCACTTCAATTCTCCGCCGATCGGCCTTCTCCCTGGCCCCACTCGCCAGCCGCCTCGCTCGCGGCCAGAGATCTTACCACGGCGCTGTTGCCACCGCCGCCAACCACTTCAATTTCTCCCGCAAGCCCACTCAACCGAGCCCTTTCGTTCCCACCCATCGATACTACTCGAGCCACAGTTCGGACCAGTCTCTGATCAGGGTCATCGAGTCGGAGATCAAGTGCGCTGAGGAGACCGATGATCTCGACAAG GTTGAGGAGGTTCCATCATCCTTCCCTTTTAAAATTGAAGATACTCCCGGAATCCAAACAGTGATGCTGAAAAGAACATATCAAGGTGAAGACATACAGGTTGAAGTTCACATGCCTGATCTAGTAACTGGTGAGGACGACGACGATGATAACCAGGATGATGACAACGATGAACACGCCAACAAATCCAGCATCCCGTTGGTCGTAACTGTCTCCAAGACTGATGGACCAGTTCTCGAGTTTAGCGTCACTGCTTACCCTGATGAGTTTCAAATTGACAGCTTGGCAGTGAAAAATCCAGAGGATTCTGAGGATCAAATCGCCTACGAGGGGCCTGACTTCCA CGATTTGGATGAGAACCTTCAGAAGGCATTCCACAAGTACTTGGAGGTGAGAGGGATCAAGCCCAGCACAACCAATTTCTTGCATGAGTACATGCTCAACAAGGACAGCAAAGAATATGCAAACTGGTTGCAGCAACTTAAGAGCTTCGTCGAAGCGTAA
- the LOC126620637 gene encoding delta-1-pyrroline-5-carboxylate synthase-like: protein MEEVDSSRGFLKDVKRLVLKVGTAVVTRNDGRIALGRLGALCEQLKELNSQGYEIILVSSGAVGLGRQRLRYRKLVNSSFADLQKPQVELDGKACAAVGQNSLMALYDTLFSQLDVSSAQLLVTDSDFRDRDFRKQLGETMKSLLSLRVIPIFNENDAVSTRKAPYEDSSGIFWDNDSLAALLALELKADLLILLSDVDGLYSGPPSDPRSKLIHTYVKEKHQTEITFGDKSRVGRGGMTAKVKAAVNAAYAGIPVVITSGFAAGNISKVLQGQRIGTLFHQDAHLWTPVKEIDARGMAVAARESSRRLQTMTSEDRKKILLDVADALEANVKLINIENEADVSAAQRAGYEKSLISRLALKPGKITSLAKSIRVLANMEDPIGRVLKKTELADGLVLEKTSSPLGVLLIVFESRPEALVQIASLAIRSGNGLLLKGGKEAKRSNAILHKIITEAIPESVGGKLIGLVTSREEIPDLLKHDDVIDLVIPRGSNKLVSQVKNSTKIPVLGHADGICHVYIDKSANMDMAKRIVLDAKIDYPAACNAMETLLVHNDLKSTAAFNDLVVELRTAGVTLYGGPRASVLLRIPEAHSFHHEYSSMACTVEFVDDVHAAIDHIHEHGSAHTDCVIAEDQEAVDAFLGKVDSAAVFHNASPRFCDGARFGLGAEVGISTSRIHARGPVGVEGLLTTRWILRGHGQIVDGDKGVTYTHKDLPIEP from the exons ATGGAGGAAGTGGATAGCTCTCGAGGTTTCCTCAAAGACGTTAAGCGCCTCGTTCTCAAG GTTGGGACTGCCGTTGTGACTCGAAACGACGGAAGAATTGCTCTTGGAAGATTAGGCGCGCTTTGTGAGCAG CTTAAGGAGTTGAACTCTCAAGGATATGAGATTATATTGGTGTCATCTGGTGCTGTGGGCCTCGGCCGTCAGCGGCTCAGATACCGGAAATTAGTTAACAGCAG CTTTGCTGATCTCCAGAAACCACAAGTTGAACTTGACGGGAAGGCGTGTGCAGCTGTTGGACAGAACTCTCTGATGGCTCTCTACGATACGTTGTTTAGTCAG TTGGATGTGTCGTCAGCTCAGCTTCTTGTAACAGATAGCGATTTTAGGGATAGAGATTTTAGAAAGCAACTAGGTGAAACTATGAAATCGTTGTTATCTCTGAGGGTTATTCCTATATTTAATGAAAACGACGCAGTCAGTACAAGGAAAGCTCCATATGAG GATTCTTCTGGTATATTTTGGGATAATGACAGTTTGGCAGCTCTACTGGCTTTGGAGCTAAAGGCTGATCTTCTTATTCTTTTGAGTGACGTTGATGGTCTATACAGCGGGCCTCCAAGTGACCCCCGTTCAAAGCTTATCCATACATACGTAAAGGAGAAGCATCAGACTGAAATTACTTTCGGAGACAAATCTAGAGTGGGAAGAGGGGGTATGACTGCTAAAGTAAAAGCTGCTGTCAATGCAGCTTATGCTGGCATCCCTGTTGTTATTACAAG TGGGTTTGCTGCTGGAAACATCTCTAAAGTCCTTCAAGGGCAACGTATTGGTACCCTCTTTCACCAAGATGCTCATTTATGGACACCAGTTAAAGAAATTGATGCAAGAGGGATGGCAGTTGCAGCCAGGGAAAGTTCCAGAAGGCTTCAG ACCATGACTTCAGAAGACAGGAAAAAAATTCTTCTGGATGTAGCTGATGCCCTTGAAGCAAATGTAAAATTGATCAACATTGAAAATGAAGCTGATGTTTCTGCGGCACAACGAGCAGGATATGAAAAATCATTGATATCTCGGCTGGCTCTGAAGCCTGGGAAG ATTACAAGCCTTGCAAAGTCTATTCGCGTGCTTGCAAACATGGAAGATCCAATTGGTcgtgttttgaaaaaaactgAG CTTGCAGATGGTCTTGTCTTGGAGAAAACATCAAGCCCACTGGGTGTTCTCCTGATTGTATTTGAGTCTCGTCCTGAAGCGCTAGTACAG ATAGCTTCATTAGCAATCCGAAGTGGGAATGGGCTTCTCTTGAAGGGGGGAAAGGAGGCTAAGAGATCAAATGCAATTTTGCACAAG attatcaCCGAAGCCATCCCAGAGAGTGTTGGTGGAAAACTAATTGGACTTGTGACTTCAAGAGAAGAGATTCCAGATTTGCTTAAG CATGATGACGTGATTGATCTTGTGATCCCAAGAGGCAGCAATAAACTGGTTTCTCAAGTCAAGAATTCGACCAAGATTCCAGTTCTTGGTCATGCTG ATGGAATATGCCATGTGTATATTGATAAGTCTGCTAATATGGATATGGCAAAGAGAATTGTTTTGGATGCAAAAATAGATTATCCAGCAGCGTGTAATGCAATG GAAACACTTCTAGTCCATAATGATTTGAAGAGTACAGCCGCATTTAATGATCTTGTTGTTGAGCTTCGCACTGCAG GTGTTACTTTATATGGTGGACCAAGAGCAAGCGTCTTGCTCAGGATTCCTGAGGCACATTCGTTCCACCATGAGTACAGTTCAATGGCTTGCACTGTTGAGTTTGTTGACGATGTGCATGCAGCAATTGATCATATACATGAACATGGAAG TGCACACACTGATTGCGTCATTGCAGAAGACCAAGAAGCTGTGGATGCGTTTTTAGGTAAAGTTGACAG TGCTGCTGTTTTCCACAATGCAAGCCCAAGATTCTGCGATGGGGCTCGATTTGGACTTGGTGCAGAG GTCGGGATAAGCACAAGTCGAATTCATGCTCGGGGTCCGGTAGGAGTCGAAGGACTGTTAACAACTCGATG GATTCTGAGAGGACATGGACAAATTGTGGACGGTGATAAGGGGGTTACTTACACCCACAAGGACCTCCCAATTGAGCCCTAA
- the LOC126629369 gene encoding uncharacterized protein LOC126629369, whose translation MDESYAGLPTSHLLGSVPAVTEDKEKGTTSYEAPEANLQIFPPNYNRGEKGGGYQTVGSTSETFEQQPANNWRGVFNIASYTQYFNVDTDVVLNRMLSSLYPHTGDFFSKIDANPDLYGLVWISTTLVFVLAALGNCATYLMDKRTDSSTAWDFNVSYMNMAAFSVYGYAILVPLAFYFLIQYMGTSNASLVRFWCMWGYSLFIFIAASFLLLIPVEALRWIFILLVGGYSACFVAFNLRSNMEGNELSIVVIAAFLLQLGLAIFFKVYFFP comes from the exons ATGGACGAGTCCTACGCTGGCCTCCCCACCAGCCACTTGCTCGGCTCTGTCCCT GCTGTTACTGAAGATAAAGAAAAGGGTACCACAAGTTATGAAG CACCTGAAGCGAATTTGCAAATCTTCCCCCCAAATTATAATCGAGGAGAGAAAGGGGGTGGTTATCAAACTGTTGGAAGTACAAGTG AAACATTTGAGCAACAACCAGCCAACAACTGGAGGGGAGTATTTAATATCGCATCATACACACAATATTTCAATGTGGATACAGACGTCGTCTTAAACAGAATGCTTAGTTCTCTATATCCCCATACTGGAGATTTTTTCAGCAAAATTGATGCCAACCCTGATCT ATATGGGCTAGTCTGGATTTCCACTACGTTAGTGTTTGTGCTTGCTGCACTTGGAAACTGTGCCACCTACCTCATGGACAAGCGCACTGATAGCAGTACTGCTTGGGATTTTAATGTCAGTTATATGAATATGGCAGCCTTTTCAGTCTACGGTTATGCAATTTTGGTGCCATTGGCATTCTATTTCTTGATACAGTATATGGGCACCTCCAATGCCAGCCTAGTTCGCTTTTGGTGTATGTGGGGATACTCTCTCTTCATTTTCATTGCAGCCTCT TTTCTGTTGCTTATCCCAGTTGAGGCTCTTCGGTGGATCTTTATACTTCTCGTTGGCGGGTACTCTGCTTGCTTTGTTGCCTTTAATCTCAGGTCCAATATGGAGGGGAATGAACTCTCAATTGTGGTGATCGCTGCATTTCTCTTGCAACTGGGTCTGGCAATCTTCTTTAAGGTCTACTTCTTTCCATGA
- the LOC126614614 gene encoding probable glycosyltransferase At5g03795 yields the protein MSTASIFRLLLLHFSLSTVLAAHSQPLTSPYLSPNTIHPNYQNMFNSFKIFIYNSNSTFPFTSPSQSLFYTRLQDSHFPTENPEKAHLFFVPFPSDLPPRSVSRLIRSLRTELPYWNRTLGADHFYLSCTGIGYESDRNLVELKKNSVQISCFPTPAGKFIPHKDISLPPVPSTPAPKTNTTSFLGYAKFDWVKESTLVKELSSDPDFLIESKPSDLNTFADRLGGSKFCLFEYGGGDVSGIGEALRFGCVPVVITDRPIHDLPFSDELRWQEIALFVGRRGGVVTDLKRVLGRACWERHEKMRQLGVAASRHFMWNETPEPFDSFYTLMYQLWLRRHTVRYVRRESPFVV from the coding sequence ATGTCCACCGCCTCTATATTCcggctcctcctcctccacttcTCTCTCTCCACCGTCCTCGCCGCTCATTCCCAACCCCTCACTTCCCCCTACCTCTCACCCAACACAATTCACCCAAATTACCAAAACATGTTCAATTCCTTCAAAATCTTCATCTACAACTCAAACAGCACCTTCCCCTTTACCTCCCCATCCCAATCGCTCTTCTACACGCGCCTCCAGGACAGCCACTTCCCCACCGAAAACCCCGAAAAAGCCCATCTCTTCTTCGTCCCCTTCCCCTCGGACCTCCCCCCGCGCTCCGTCTCGCGCCTCATCAGATCGCTCCGCACCGAGCTTCCCTACTGGAACCGCACCCTCGGCGCTGACCATTTCTACCTCTCATGCACCGGCATCGGGTACGAATCGGACCGGAATCTCGTCGAGTTGAAGAAAAACTCGGTCCAGATCTCGTGCTTCCCGACGCCGGCCGGGAAGTTCATCCCTCACAAGGACATTTCGCTTCCGCCGGTCCCGAGCACTCCCGCGCCGAAGACCAACACCACGAGTTTCTTGGGCTACGCCAAGTTCGATTGGGTCAAAGAGTCAACGTTAGTCAAGGAACTGAGCAGCGACCCCGATTTTCTGATCGAATCCAAGCCGTCGGATCTGAATACTTTCGCGGACAGACTCGGCGGGAGCAAATTCTGTCTGTTCGAGTACGGAGGAGGCGACGTGTCGGGGATCGGGGAGGCGCTGCGTTTCGGGTGCGTGCCGGTGGTGATTACCGACCGTCCGATCCATGACCTGCCGTTCTCGGACGAGCTGAGGTGGCAGGAGATCGCGTTGTTCGTGGGACGTCGTGGCGGGGTAGTGACGGACCTGAAGCGCGTGTTGGGTCGCGCGTGTTGGGAGCGGCACGAAAAGATGAGACAATTAGGTGTGGCTGCAAGTCGGCACTTTATGTGGAACGAGACACCGGAGCCGTTCGATTCGTTTTATACGTTGATGTATCAGCTGTGGCTGAGACGGCACACCGTCAGATACGTCAGAAGAGAATCACCGTTTGTCGTTTGA
- the LOC126631178 gene encoding folylpolyglutamate synthase-like isoform X1, which translates to MVEAGGNGSSAPPPATPYEKALAALSSLITKRSRADKSNRGDRFDLLFDYLKILELEEPIAQMKIIHVAGTKGKGSTCTFTESILRHCGFRTGLFTSPHLIDVRERFRLDGVDINEEKFLAYFWWCFERLEEKATDDIPMPTYFRFLALLAFKIFAAEQVDVAILEVGLGGRFDATNVVQAPVVCGISSLGYDHMEILGNTLGAIAGEKAGIFKSRVPAFTVPQPDEAMRVLEEKASRLDVPLQLVRPLDPNMLNGLKLGLEGEHQYVNAGLAIALSSTWLQRTGHLEYPEHSTSLPEQYIKGLTAKVSLQGRAQIVPDRFINSESPEDLVFYLDGAHSPESMEICARWFSHSVQPPGTSRSSHDWVQRHPIETVRKNSEQILLFNCMSVRDPQLLLPNLMKTCASHGVYFKKALFVPNTSVNHKVGSHSLPPTDSQVDLSWQFALQKVWENLMMGNKGTVREELTDDKEIAVKSCENSAVFPSLPSAIQWLRDSVRQSKSVRFQFIYQVLVTGSLHLVGDVLRFIKK; encoded by the exons ATGGTGGAAGCAG GCGGCAATGGCTCCTCGGCGCCGCCTCCGGCAACTCCCTACGAGAAGGCATTGGCCGCTCTATCCTCCTTGATCACCAAACGCAGTCGTGCCGATAAGAGCAACAGGGGCGACCGCTTCGACCTCCTCTTCGACTATCTCAAA ATTCTGGAGTTGGAGGAGCCAATTGCACAGATGAAGATTATTCACGTTGCTGGCACCAAAGGCAAG GGATCCACCTGCACCTTCACAGAGTCGATATTACGCCATTGCGGTTTTCGCACTGGACTTTTCACTTCTCCTCATCTCATTGATGTTCGAGAAAGATTTCGGTTGGATGG TGTGGACATCAATGAAGAGAAATTTTTAGCATATTTCTGGTGGTGTTTCGAGAGACTTGAG GAAAAAGCTACTGACGATATACCAATGCCTACCTACTTTCGCTTCCTTGCCTTGCTTGCCTTCAAAATATTTGCAGCAGAACAG GTAGATGTTGCTATCTTGGAGGTTGGGTTAGGCGGTAGGTTTGATGCAACGAATGTG GTTCAGGCACCTGTTGTCTGTGGTATATCTTCCCTTGGATATGACCACATGGAGATTcttg GAAATACTCTGGGAGCAATTGCGGGGGAGAAGGCTGGAATCTTCAAG TCTAGGGTTCCTGCCTTTACTGTGCCTCAACCTGATGAAGCAATGCGTGTACTGGAAGAGAAGGCTTCTCGGTTGGAT GTACCCCTTCAACTTGTACGACCGTTGGATCCTAATATGCTGAATGGCTTAAAACTTGGGCTAGAAGGCGAGCACCAGTATGTTAATGCTGGTCTTGCTATTGCACTGTCCTCTACATGGCTCCAGAGGACCGGTCACCTTGAATACCCCGAACATAGT ACCTCTCTGCCGGAGCAATACATAAAAGGACTAACTGCTAAAGTCAGTTTACAAGGACGGGCTCAAATAGTCCCTGATCGCTTTATTAACAGCGAAAGCCCTGAAGATCTCGTGTTTTATTTGGACGGTGCACATAGCCCAGAAAGCATGGAAATATGCGCTAGATGGTTTTCTCATTCTGTTCAGCCACCCGGTACTTCTagatcatcacatgattgggtACAGAGGCACCCTATTGAAACAGTCAGGAAGAATTCAGAACAG ATATTGCTGTTTAATTGTATGTCAGTGAGGGATCCTCAGTTGCTTCTTCCGAACCTGATGAAAACATGTGCCAGTCACG GTGTCTACTTCAAGAAGGCTCTGTTTGTACCAAACACATCAGTGAATCACAAGGTCGGATCGCATTCCTTGCCTCCGACTGATTCTCAGGTGGATTTGTCGTGGCAGTTCGCTCTTCAAAAAGTGTGGGAAAATTTAATGATGGGTAACAAAG GCACTGTTCGTGAAGAACTAACAGATGATAAGGAAATCGCCGTCAAAAGTTGCGAAAATAGTGCAGTTTTTCCGTCTCTCCCGTCAGCTATACAATGGCTCAGGGACAGTGTCCGGCAAAGTAAATCTGTCCGTTTTCAG TTTATATATCAGGTCCTTGTAACTGGTTCGTTACATCTTGTTGGCGATGTGTTGAGATTCATCAAGAAATGA
- the LOC126631178 gene encoding folylpolyglutamate synthase-like isoform X2 produces MVEAGGNGSSAPPPATPYEKALAALSSLITKRSRADKSNRGDRFDLLFDYLKILELEEPIAQMKIIHVAGTKGKGSTCTFTESILRHCGFRTGLFTSPHLIDVRERFRLDGVDINEEKFLAYFWWCFERLEEKATDDIPMPTYFRFLALLAFKIFAAEQVDVAILEVGLGGRFDATNVVQAPVVCGISSLGYDHMEILGNTLGAIAGEKAGIFKSRVPAFTVPQPDEAMRVLEEKASRLDVPLQLVRPLDPNMLNGLKLGLEGEHQYVNAGLAIALSSTWLQRTGHLEYPEHSTSLPEQYIKGLTAKVSLQGRAQIVPDRFINSESPEDLVFYLDGAHSPESMEICARWFSHSVQPPGTSRSSHDWVQRHPIETVRKNSEQILLFNCMSVRDPQLLLPNLMKTCASHGVYFKKALFVPNTSVNHKVGSHSLPPTDSQVDLSWQFALQKVWENLMMGNKGTVREELTDDKEIAVKSCENSAVFPSLPSAIQWLRDSVRQSKSVRFQVLVTGSLHLVGDVLRFIKK; encoded by the exons ATGGTGGAAGCAG GCGGCAATGGCTCCTCGGCGCCGCCTCCGGCAACTCCCTACGAGAAGGCATTGGCCGCTCTATCCTCCTTGATCACCAAACGCAGTCGTGCCGATAAGAGCAACAGGGGCGACCGCTTCGACCTCCTCTTCGACTATCTCAAA ATTCTGGAGTTGGAGGAGCCAATTGCACAGATGAAGATTATTCACGTTGCTGGCACCAAAGGCAAG GGATCCACCTGCACCTTCACAGAGTCGATATTACGCCATTGCGGTTTTCGCACTGGACTTTTCACTTCTCCTCATCTCATTGATGTTCGAGAAAGATTTCGGTTGGATGG TGTGGACATCAATGAAGAGAAATTTTTAGCATATTTCTGGTGGTGTTTCGAGAGACTTGAG GAAAAAGCTACTGACGATATACCAATGCCTACCTACTTTCGCTTCCTTGCCTTGCTTGCCTTCAAAATATTTGCAGCAGAACAG GTAGATGTTGCTATCTTGGAGGTTGGGTTAGGCGGTAGGTTTGATGCAACGAATGTG GTTCAGGCACCTGTTGTCTGTGGTATATCTTCCCTTGGATATGACCACATGGAGATTcttg GAAATACTCTGGGAGCAATTGCGGGGGAGAAGGCTGGAATCTTCAAG TCTAGGGTTCCTGCCTTTACTGTGCCTCAACCTGATGAAGCAATGCGTGTACTGGAAGAGAAGGCTTCTCGGTTGGAT GTACCCCTTCAACTTGTACGACCGTTGGATCCTAATATGCTGAATGGCTTAAAACTTGGGCTAGAAGGCGAGCACCAGTATGTTAATGCTGGTCTTGCTATTGCACTGTCCTCTACATGGCTCCAGAGGACCGGTCACCTTGAATACCCCGAACATAGT ACCTCTCTGCCGGAGCAATACATAAAAGGACTAACTGCTAAAGTCAGTTTACAAGGACGGGCTCAAATAGTCCCTGATCGCTTTATTAACAGCGAAAGCCCTGAAGATCTCGTGTTTTATTTGGACGGTGCACATAGCCCAGAAAGCATGGAAATATGCGCTAGATGGTTTTCTCATTCTGTTCAGCCACCCGGTACTTCTagatcatcacatgattgggtACAGAGGCACCCTATTGAAACAGTCAGGAAGAATTCAGAACAG ATATTGCTGTTTAATTGTATGTCAGTGAGGGATCCTCAGTTGCTTCTTCCGAACCTGATGAAAACATGTGCCAGTCACG GTGTCTACTTCAAGAAGGCTCTGTTTGTACCAAACACATCAGTGAATCACAAGGTCGGATCGCATTCCTTGCCTCCGACTGATTCTCAGGTGGATTTGTCGTGGCAGTTCGCTCTTCAAAAAGTGTGGGAAAATTTAATGATGGGTAACAAAG GCACTGTTCGTGAAGAACTAACAGATGATAAGGAAATCGCCGTCAAAAGTTGCGAAAATAGTGCAGTTTTTCCGTCTCTCCCGTCAGCTATACAATGGCTCAGGGACAGTGTCCGGCAAAGTAAATCTGTCCGTTTTCAG GTCCTTGTAACTGGTTCGTTACATCTTGTTGGCGATGTGTTGAGATTCATCAAGAAATGA
- the LOC126631177 gene encoding protein NEDD1-like, translating to MSTGLDPSMTLLAASGGDTVKLFDVSDKSADPLVLSYTPSPGSHVNSLKWNHTNMVVASAGDDKKISLWNKNGKSMGTIPLAGTESGDGIEESILALSFGNKVSRYICSGGTGQVVRIWDLQRKRCIKWLRGHSSTITGAMYNCKDEHLASISLNGDVILHNLASGARTTELKDPNQQVLRVLDYSRISRHLLVTAGDGGSVHLWDTTARSPKVSWLKQHSAPTAGISFSPSNDKVFATVGLDKKLYTYDTGSRQPSHCISYKAPFSSLAFRGNGWVLAAGTSSGDVVFYDVRGKPEPFTGIRAYSSSEAVTSLCWQRSKPVVVNESNCTVETALLGDAVEDSILMPDQLPSVTSSSLSLSMAVSSSRNSGRSSLSAETNSVTAAGSGLTSSILCVSTGEDTPQRGRLWPGGTLHRLHPPRSTYNFKDDMEVFSPLVDVHPITPSLDKLWDDDKSKKDNLSGRRFPFAEDGASDHPIFDWKPSSTSTQDDIKSSFALLESTPAPSSKSEDPSITPPEAWGGERFSDKFRQPITFTSRIGMSAQTSGSTLSGLPDMSLTAKFANLRTKDLSSIQETSLGFPEHISSSAMPMSPGNKALLGQANLDSPTSLTLPRRFSTYAERISTTSNFSDRTSLAVSSPKTKKTGAEGREELLNSILSKSDTSTATESGVLPAMNGGSSHLQNAPQQDAQQGSSFTFQIFQRTLEETLDSFQKSIHEDMRNLHIEILRQFHMQETEMSNVMTAMLENQAELMKEVKSLRKENQQLRQLL from the exons ATGAGTACTGGGTTGGATCCGTCGATGACTTTGCTGGCAGCAAGCGGCGGCGACACCGTGAAGCTCTTCGATGTGTCGGACAAGTCCGCCGATCCCCTCGTTTTGAGCTACACTCCTTCTCCTGGTTCCCATGTCAATTCGCTCAAGTGGAATCACACta ATATGGTGGTGGCTAGTGCTGGAGATGACAAGAAGATATCGTTGTGGAATAAGAATGGGAAGAGCATGGGCACCATTCCGCTGGCCGGAACCGAAAGCGGAGACGGCATTGAG GAGTCTATATTGGCTCTCAGCTTCGGTAACAAGGTTTCTAGATACATCTGTTCGGGTGGAACCGGTCAGGTTGTAAGAATATGGGATTTGCAGAGAAAGCGGTGTATCAAATGGTTGAGGGGTCACTCTAGTACGATTACGGGTGCAATGTACAATTGCAAAGATGAGCACTTGGCTTCCATCAGTCTTAATGGGGACGTCATACTTCACAACCTTGCATCTGGTGCAAGGACTACTGAACTCAAGGACCCCAATCAACAG GTACTAAGAGTGCTTGACTATTCCCGGATTAGCCGACACCTTCTTGTGACAGCAGGTGATGGCGGGTCTGTACATTTGTGGGACACAACCGCTCGTAGCCCAAAG GTTTCTTGGCTGAAGCAGCATTCTGCACCAACTGCTGGTATCAGTTTCTCTCCATCTAATGACAAG GTGTTTGCTACAGTTGGGCTTGATAAGAAGTTGTATACTTACGACACAGGGTCGAGACAACCTTCACATTGCATTTCCTATAAAGCACCTTTCTCTTCATTGGCATTTAGAGGTAATGGTTGGGTATTGGCAGCTGGGACAAGCAGTGGTGATGTGGTGTTCTACGATGTCCGTGGTAAACCAGAGCCCTTCACTGGTATTCGTGCTTATAGTAGTTCagag GCTGTTACAAGTCTATGCTGGCAAAGGTCAAAACCTGTCGTTGTAAACGAAAGCAATTGTACTGTTGAGACTGCTCTTTTAGGAGATGCTGTTGAAGATTCAATCCTTATGCCAGACCAACTTCCTTCTGTGACTTCATCAAGTCTTTCTCTATCTATGGCAGTATCTAGTTCTCGAAATTCAGGCCGTTCAAGTTTATCTGCAGAGACAAATTCAGTTACAGCAGCTGGCAGTGGACTAACATCAAGCATACTTTGTGTATCTACTGGAGAGGATACACCGCAACGAGGTCGTTTATGGCCTGGTGGAACATTGCATAGATTGCATCCTCCTCGATCTACTTATAACTTCAAGGATGATATGGAGGTGTTCTCCCCTCTTGTGGACGTTCATCCAATCACACCTTCACTTGACAAACTTTGGGATGATGACAAATCAAAGAAGGATAATTTGTCCGGTAGGAGATTCCCTTTTGCAGAAGATGGGGCCAGTGATCATCCAATATTTGATTGGAAACCCAGTTCAACATCTACACAG GATGACATAAAATCGTCATTTGCACTATTAGAATCAACTCCTGCACCATCTTCCAAGAGCGAAGACCCATCCATCACCCCTCCAGAAGCTTGGGGTGGTGAGAGATTTTCTGATAAGTTCCGCCAGCCAATCACTTTTACATCTCGCATTGGGATGTCGGCTCAGACATCAGGATCAACTTTATCTGGACTGCCAGATATGTCTTTAACAGCAAAGTTTGCAAATTTGCGCACCAAAGATTTGTCTTCCATTCAGGAGACTTCATTAGGATTTCCAGAACACATTTCTTCGAGTGCTATGCCTATGTCCCCTGGTAACAAAGCCCTCTTGGGACAGGCTAACCTTGATTCACCAACATCTTTGACCCTGCCTCGGAGATTCTCAACTTATGCAGAGAGGATAAGCACTACATCGAACTTCAGTGATCGAACGTCCCTAGCAGTGAGTTcgccaaaaacaaagaaaacaggaGCCGAAGGCAGAGAAGAACTGTTGAATAGCATCTTGTCAAAGTCAGATACATCAACTGCCACAGAATCAGGGGTTCTTCCAGCAATGAAT GGTGGAAGTTCACATCTCCAAAATGCACCCCAACAAGATGCACAGCAGGGAAGTTCCTTTACATTTCAGATTTTTCAACGTACTCTAGAAGAAACTCTCGATTCTTTTCAGAAATCCATACATGAAGATATGAGGAACCTTCATATAGAAATTTTAAGGCAATTTCATATGCAAGAG ACAGAAATGTCAAATGTGATGACTGCAATGCTGGAAAACCAAGCTGAGCTGATGAAAGAAGTTAAGTCTCTCCGGAAAGAAAACCAGCAGCTCCGGCAATTGCTTTGA